The following coding sequences are from one Osmia bicornis bicornis chromosome 2, iOsmBic2.1, whole genome shotgun sequence window:
- the LOC114880304 gene encoding pro-resilin — protein MSKIGLAVFIVALTLVRSEPPVNSYLPPGGGGPGGGNGGGGGGPSNTYGPPGFDGQNGIGGGPGASGGGLSNSYGVPTGGNGFNGGDSGNGRPSSNGGRNGGSRGNGFGGGQPSSSYGPPSSGFGGNGGSGGGRPSSSYGAPGGGNGFGNSGNNGGSKNGFGGSPSSNYGPPESGNGFGGGNGGGAPSGLYGPPGRNGNGNGGNGGRPSSSYGTPDRNAGRPSGLYGPPGRNGNNGGNGGYPSGGPSGNGGGNGGYPAGGPGGSGGFPSGSPGGNGGYPSGGPAGNGGYPSGGPGGNGGGNGGGYGENADDGSNEPAKYEFSYEVKDDQSGADYGHTESRDGDRAQGEFNVLLPDGRKQIVEYEADQDGFKPQIRYEGEANSQGYGSGGPGGNGGGDFGSNGYPSGGPNGGGNGYPSGRPGNGPDFNDGGFPSGRPGGANGGYRNGNNGGNGNGGYPSGSGGDAGANGGYQY, from the exons ATGTCTAAG ATTGGATTAGCAGTATTTATCGTTGCGCTCACCCTGGTGCGTTCCGAGCCTCCAGTGAATTCTTATTTACCACCGGGCGGAGGTGGTCCCGGGGGTGGTAATGGTGGAGGTGGCGGAGGTCCTTCAAACACTTACGGACCACCTGGATTCGATGGTCAGAATGGTATCGGTGGAGGCCCTGGAGCTTCCGGTGGTGGTTTATCGAATAGTTACGGAGTACCTACTGGTGGAAACGGTTTCAACGGTGGTGATTCTGGCAATGGAAGACCTAGCTCGAACGGTGGGCGAAACGGTGGTAGCAGAGGAAATGGTTTCGGAGGTGGTCAGCCTTCCAGCTCTTACGGGCCGCCATCCAGTGGATTCGGTGGAAACGGAGGATCTGGTGGCGGAAGACCCTCGAGCAGCTATGGAGCACCTGGTGGAGGAAATGGATTCGGCAATAGTGGAAACAACGGCGGTAGCAAAAACGGATTCGGTGGCAGTCCATCGAGCAATTATGGCCCTCCGGAAAGTGGAAACGGATTCGGTGGTGGTAATGGGGGTGGAGCTCCGTCTGGCCTCTACGGACCTCCGGGAAGGAATGGAAACGGAAATGGTGGCAATGGTGGGCGACCATCGAGCAGCTACGGTACTCCTGATAGGAACGCTGGAAGACCGTCAGGACTTTACGGACCACCTGGCAGAAATGGAAATAACGGTG GCAACGGCGGATATCCGTCCGGAGGACCCAGTGGCAACGGAGGTGGCAATGGGGGCTATCCAGCTGGTGGTCCAGGTGGCAGCGGAGGCTTTCCTTCTGGTAGTCCAGGCGGCAACGGAGGCTATCCTTCGGGAGGTCCTGCTGGAAATGGAGGCTATCCCTCTGGAGGTCCAGGTGGAAACGGTGGAGGCAATGGTGGAGGTTACGGAGAAAATGCGGATGATGGAAGTAAC GAACCAGCAAAATACGAATTCTCTTACGAAGTAAAAGATGATCAATCCGGGGCTGATTACGGACATACCGAAAGCAGAGACGGCGACCGAGCTCAAGGAGAATTCAACGTATTACTTCCCGATGGAAGGAAACAAATTGTTGAATACGAAGCCGATCAAGATGGGTTCAAGCCTCAGATTAGATACGAAGGTGAAGCGAACTCGCAAGGATATGGATCTGGAGGACCAGGGGGTAACGGTGGAGGTGATTTTGGTAGTAATGGATATCCAAGTGGCGGACCTAACGGAG GTGGCAATGGTTACCCTTCAGGAAGGCCAGGTAATGGACCTGACTTCAACGATG GAGGTTTCCCGTCCGGGAGACCAGGTGGTGCCAACGGTGGATACAGAAACGGAAACAATGGTGGCAATGGTAATGGAGGATATCCATCCGGAAGCGGTGGCGACGCTGGGGCCAACGGAGGATACCAATACTAA